In Candidatus Cloacimonadota bacterium, a single genomic region encodes these proteins:
- a CDS encoding glycosyltransferase family 4 protein, with protein MNKYQINCYHITRRFVPENASETEKKIHELMDFLQKKEHQNTVISTLAGASITEEMYENYSVKRFHHNYPYLNLNKQDREFLDETIGNPHCKGISKFLKKSSDVDIYHIHTSGRIAVSVTNIAKKYKIPYIVSVFTDADKLHFEKLEKIKKRIIDYGKFIDAFSKDIDIFSEAAGIICYDHKKFILLKEKYPDKNIIPAFCAIDLEEFQIVGSHDFRKKYKISPTSELVLFESDIDLGANQIRLLELAEHLRSQKENFHFLFIGKIKSKNYLQKMQQKIDEAKLHNMITIISDLSSDLNFLKQAYEAADYFINPATKWSQNEQILKAWASRVPVISFQSEGSGFLFDNKKNCYLYKKDDLRSLADSLNFVRTNSGFRVRLIQNSFNQLKNNFTRKQIHKNILELYRKISQNSSE; from the coding sequence ATGAATAAATATCAGATAAATTGCTATCATATTACACGGCGTTTTGTGCCGGAAAATGCTTCTGAAACCGAGAAAAAAATTCATGAACTTATGGATTTTTTACAGAAAAAGGAGCATCAAAATACAGTGATCTCTACACTGGCTGGTGCAAGCATAACCGAAGAAATGTATGAAAATTATTCGGTTAAAAGATTTCACCATAACTATCCGTATTTAAATCTAAATAAGCAAGATAGAGAATTCTTGGACGAAACAATTGGAAATCCTCATTGCAAAGGAATTAGTAAGTTTTTGAAAAAAAGCAGTGATGTAGATATCTATCATATTCATACAAGTGGTCGCATTGCAGTTAGTGTTACCAATATTGCAAAGAAATATAAAATTCCCTATATTGTTTCTGTGTTCACCGATGCCGATAAACTGCATTTTGAAAAATTGGAAAAAATAAAAAAACGAATAATTGATTATGGTAAATTTATCGATGCTTTCTCAAAAGATATCGACATTTTTTCTGAAGCAGCTGGAATAATTTGCTACGATCACAAAAAGTTTATACTTTTAAAAGAAAAATATCCTGATAAAAACATAATTCCAGCTTTCTGTGCGATTGATCTTGAAGAATTTCAGATCGTAGGTTCTCATGATTTCAGGAAAAAATACAAAATATCTCCAACTTCGGAATTGGTCCTGTTTGAATCTGATATTGATCTTGGAGCAAATCAAATTAGGTTGCTGGAGCTGGCAGAACATTTAAGATCGCAAAAAGAAAATTTTCATTTCTTATTCATTGGCAAAATAAAATCAAAGAATTATCTACAAAAAATGCAGCAGAAGATAGATGAAGCCAAACTTCATAATATGATAACCATTATTTCCGATTTAAGCTCCGATCTGAATTTCTTGAAGCAGGCTTATGAAGCTGCAGATTATTTTATCAATCCAGCTACCAAATGGTCGCAAAACGAACAGATCTTAAAAGCCTGGGCCAGCCGAGTTCCAGTTATCTCTTTTCAAAGTGAAGGAAGTGGATTTCTGTTTGATAATAAAAAAAATTGTTACCTTTATAAAAAAGATGACCTTCGATCTTTGGCCGATTCTTTGAATTTTGTAAGAACAAATTCCGGTTTCAGAGTTCGACTGATACAGAATTCTTTTAATCAGCTGAAGAATAATTTTACTCGGAAACAAATTCATAAGAATATTTTAGAGCTTTATCGAAAGATTTCTCAAAATTCATCGGAGTAA
- a CDS encoding ABC transporter permease — MFHYLIALRYLKGRNKIFFSLTNLLSVCGIIIGVFALLVVSSVMNGFDTDMRKRVIGSKAEIKIHQNDYSPIKDYREIGEKISSFSFIKASAPVCETELMIQKDQNLASTLCFGIDYEKHHKITEIINKIVVGVPEKKDLEEDGIIIGLDLSLTINATVGEYVQLISPVGTEPSPFGLLPKSKKLKVVGIFSSGMPEYDQLHVYISLNNAQYYLGFSDEVNSVEVKTIDANRSRSYAVKIQKLLGSEYVVEDWSVFDANLFNAMKMEKIIMYLVLALMIIIASFNMTGNFVKLVTEKKVEIGVLKAMGASEKDIIKIFIFAGTLIGIIGVLFALVLALGLLWAQLKWQIVQIPVPGFPLQWLPVEMRTIDFILVPLIAIIISFVSTILPAKKTVKIDPIKIIRN, encoded by the coding sequence GTGTTTCATTATCTTATCGCTCTTCGCTATTTGAAGGGCAGAAATAAAATATTTTTCAGTTTAACAAACCTGCTTTCAGTTTGTGGAATTATTATTGGAGTGTTTGCACTGCTGGTTGTGTCTTCCGTGATGAACGGATTTGATACTGATATGCGCAAAAGAGTGATCGGCTCAAAGGCAGAGATCAAGATTCATCAAAATGATTATTCACCAATTAAGGATTATCGGGAAATCGGGGAAAAAATATCTTCTTTTTCTTTTATCAAAGCTTCCGCTCCTGTCTGTGAAACAGAATTGATGATTCAGAAAGATCAGAATCTGGCATCTACACTTTGTTTTGGAATTGATTATGAAAAACATCACAAAATAACAGAGATTATTAACAAGATTGTAGTTGGCGTTCCCGAAAAAAAAGATCTGGAAGAAGACGGCATTATTATCGGCCTGGATTTGTCGCTTACCATCAATGCAACTGTTGGAGAATATGTTCAACTTATTTCACCAGTCGGAACGGAGCCTTCTCCATTTGGACTTTTACCCAAAAGCAAGAAATTGAAAGTTGTGGGAATTTTCTCATCAGGAATGCCGGAATATGATCAGCTACACGTATACATTTCGCTGAATAATGCACAATATTATCTAGGATTTTCCGATGAAGTTAATTCTGTAGAAGTAAAAACGATCGATGCAAATAGATCGCGTTCTTATGCTGTTAAAATTCAAAAACTTCTTGGCAGCGAATATGTTGTAGAAGATTGGAGCGTTTTCGATGCTAATCTGTTCAATGCCATGAAGATGGAAAAGATCATCATGTATCTGGTTCTGGCACTCATGATAATCATCGCTTCCTTCAATATGACTGGTAATTTCGTTAAACTGGTAACAGAGAAAAAAGTGGAGATCGGCGTTTTGAAAGCAATGGGAGCCAGTGAAAAAGATATTATCAAGATCTTCATTTTTGCTGGAACTCTGATTGGTATTATCGGAGTTCTGTTTGCTTTAGTTTTAGCATTGGGTCTGCTTTGGGCTCAGTTGAAATGGCAAATCGTGCAAATTCCTGTTCCTGGTTTTCCTCTGCAATGGCTTCCTGTCGAAATGCGAACTATCGATTTCATACTTGTTCCACTTATTGCGATCATAATTAGTTTTGTGTCTACTATTTTACCTGCCAAAAAAACCGTCAAAATCGATCCAATAAAGATCATTAGAAACTAA